One window of the Shewanella maritima genome contains the following:
- the radC gene encoding RadC family protein — protein sequence MTIKQWPDGEGPRDKLLSQGAQMLSDAELLAVILRSGLVGQNAIDVSRNMLNHFGGLRKLFSASQPQVCEIAGVGPVKYAQLQATAEIARRIAKESLQKGQILTNPDLTRDYLMRQLADRSYEVFALLLLDSQHRVIQFVELFRGTINCASVYPRDIVALVLEKNAAAVIVCHNHPSGIAEPSEADRRITRRIKNALETIDVSLLDHMVVGDLQVVSFAERGWI from the coding sequence GGAGAAGGGCCGCGAGATAAATTGCTATCACAAGGCGCGCAAATGCTCAGTGATGCAGAGCTACTAGCTGTGATTCTGCGTAGCGGTCTGGTTGGGCAAAATGCGATAGATGTGTCACGCAACATGCTTAATCACTTTGGCGGCTTAAGAAAGCTATTCTCGGCGTCTCAGCCACAAGTATGTGAAATTGCTGGGGTTGGGCCGGTAAAATATGCTCAGTTGCAAGCTACAGCAGAGATTGCTAGGCGGATTGCCAAAGAAAGTTTGCAAAAAGGGCAAATTTTGACAAATCCTGATTTAACTCGGGACTATTTAATGAGACAATTAGCAGACCGATCCTATGAAGTGTTCGCTTTATTATTGTTGGATAGCCAACATAGAGTCATTCAATTTGTAGAACTATTCCGTGGCACCATAAACTGCGCGTCGGTATATCCTCGCGATATAGTTGCGCTTGTGCTGGAAAAAAACGCAGCAGCTGTGATTGTGTGCCATAACCACCCGTCAGGCATTGCAGAGCCTAGTGAAGCTGATCGGCGAATAACTAGGCGGATAAAAAATGCATTGGAAACTATCGATGTTTCTCTACTAGATCATATGGTTGTAGGGGATCTACAGGTAGTCTCGTTCGCTGAGCGTGGATGGATTTAA
- the rpmB gene encoding 50S ribosomal protein L28 → MSRVCQVTGKKPMVGNNRSHAKNATRRRFLPNLQNHRFWLEEEKRFVQLRVSTKGIRIIDKKGIEVVVKELRARGEKV, encoded by the coding sequence ATGTCAAGAGTATGCCAAGTAACTGGCAAGAAGCCAATGGTTGGTAACAACCGTTCGCACGCTAAAAACGCGACTCGTCGTCGTTTTTTACCTAACCTACAAAACCACCGTTTTTGGTTAGAAGAAGAAAAGCGTTTTGTTCAACTACGCGTTTCTACTAAAGGTATTCGTATCATCGACAAGAAAGGCATTGAAGTTGTAGTTAAAGAACTTCGTGCACGTGGCGAAAAGGTATAA